In Conger conger chromosome 9, fConCon1.1, whole genome shotgun sequence, the genomic stretch GAGATGTGGCCAATCAAAACCCTGGGTCGCATGCGGGTTTTGATTGGCTAAACAAATAAACTGTGCCGACTGCATGCCGATTGGCCTATGTGACTGTTGAGTTTTTAAGTGAGCAGAGAGAAAGCTGATTGGACAAGCACTGCACCAATGAAAATGCTGGGTCTGTCACCTGGAGGAACAATGGTCTCTCCAATGTGTGCCCCTCACATCATagaacattaaatattttacttgttattaacagattttattttactgatACCTCCTTTGTGAAACGTCAAGAAAGCAGAGACTCTTACGCTTTCTTATATGTGAAATCTTTTATaaagatatataaaaatatatatacaaaatatatatattcctaGCAGTGTGTTTATCTGGCCAAATTAGGCCACAGTCAGAATGTACCATGTTTCTGCAATGTCGAACGGCTGGattggggattgtcccctgcttagtcgctgtggataaaagggtcagctaaataacaaattattattaaattccAAGTATTCCATTTCAATGCAAACGGCACAACAGCAAAAGCACAATAGGGAAGCATGTGAAGCATGGCCGGGCCACAGACCTGGGCGTTCTGCAGTATGTTATTGACCAGCACCACCCTCCGTCTGGCGTTAAGCAGCTTTTTCACATAGGGCTCCAGGTCCAGCGCCACCTTCTGGTGCTCGTTGATTCTGCACAGCTCTGACACGGGCacgggagagaggaagaggatgaggaagaggatgaaacTGGGGTGGGGATAAAGTAGGTCTTGACCTGATTCAGAAAAATGCCTAAAACGACTAACACTTGTTttcttatattatatataatataatatcttaTATCCTATTCTTGGACTTACCTGTGGCCAGGTTATCAATGTGTTCCCGCAGCTCAACTTGACtttctctaaaaaaaaaagcaacaaagatAATTGAAAAGAaattaatatacatttcagaagAATGACATGAAATATAGTATCCTACATATTACCAATATATGTGAGAAAATGTGTGGACTGATCCACTGCACTACAAGAACACCAATGGATAGTTGGTTTATGCATACAAAATACGAATTTGGGCTATCCTGGGCTACCATGCAAAAGGAACCATTCACGTCTATTCTTAAAACTCTACAAGACAAAGTTAGCCCCTAAAGTACTTTTTCCATGACCAACTCACGGTGAAGGGACAAGAAACGATAGTTCTGTTGACAAAAACGTGTCCAactttttaaatgcattcattttgttttcaggaGTAGGCAGTAATGTTCCGGGGGTATTGCAATCCAGAACGTTTTTGCATTCatctaaaaatatataacaaGTCGAGTAAACAGTTACCTGCGCACCTCCTTCCTAAAACAATATTTACCTTTTGAATTTAACAAGAAAGACAAACAAGTGGAATGTCTAGCACTTCAACGCCAAGGGACAACATgggaacaaaatattttttgatggtAACAGCCGGCCATTCAACCTGTCGGGATCACCACTTGCCCACCGTCTAGACTGAAGGCTAGTTCTGGACGGCAACAATGTCTGCGTTTTTTCTCCACCGATTTCGTTTTCAGCACAAGGGCTTAATTTAAGCTGTTGGTCGGAGGAAGTTACAGCGCAAACACCGAATGCTGGTTGAAAGGAATCcgcaaaagaaaaacagcaaaccTCCAGAGATGAGACTACCCTGGTGTACTCTGCCAAACTTTGCATTGAATTACTCCACAACTAGAAAGACAGGTGAATTTTAGGATTCTGCACATATTTGAAACCAGGGGCAAAAAATAGGCAATTTGATGCCACTGCCCTGCAAATAGGAACTGGTTATCCCGTGACTAAAATTGGTTCTGGTTTGACTCCCAAGTGCAGGAACACAATTGCTCTGTGAAATGGGGCTTAAGTAATTtttacttatatatatataagtaaaatatatattctttaaaaaatgtgttgccTAGCAGGCAGGTAGCTAGCATTCTCACCCAGTGAGTCAGCTAAAGCCTCGCATGAACCTGTCTTATGAACCCGTGAGCAAATCACgggactggaaaaaaaacaaggaactGTCACAGCTACAAGCATCAGCAATCCCTACCGCGTAGCAGCAACAAATAACAGCGAAATGGAAGCAATTGAAACTAAGCATCTCACGTGTGTAGGACCAACTCACCTGACGGAGTGGACATGCAAGTCCAGTTGCTGCACGGCTGGTTTTAGTAGCTCAAGAAGTCCCTCCGCAATGACATCTTTCCCCGAAGGCGTTTCGACAACTGCAAGCGCTGCCATCTTTCCTCCCTCTCCGTAACGTCACCGATCAACTTTCTACAGGGAGATCTCGCGACACGTGACGTAGTCATACGTAAAGTCGCTCCATTTTCCCCCCAGTGCGGATTTGATGGTCGCCATTTTATCATAGAGGGGCACTAAAGCGAGGCGGCTGTAGTGTTAGCTGACTAGCTAGCgtatatctgaagtaaatatcgTTTAGCGAAGAAGTGTCTCTAATTAGGGTGAAGAAGGTGTGGTAGCCGTCTTGCTACTCGAAAAAGTTCATAACAACGTTGTTCAATTCAAACTTGACTGAAAGCATAAGCTAGAATAGCTCAATAGCGTCGGTTAGCCAAGGAATCCTTATTCATTCCATCTGCTTAGCTACGCACTCGCCTTTGATAATTGTTCCAACGTTTTTCTACAAGTAAGTCGAGTCTATTTCACTAACGTTACcaaatttaataataaaatataactaACTAAATACAATTGATTAACGTTATAGCTACTGGGAGCTTAATTGGGTCTTTTATAATCTGTTGTTGGCTTGCTATGCGTTAGGTAGATGCATAGCTAGCACGCTGTTTTAATAGATAATTTAGCACATTAATCTGGCTGTAGCTTGCTATAGTAAATGGGCGAGTGCTGTGCCGAACGTTTTACTTGGCCTTCGAACGACAGCAGCGAAATCACTAGATAAACCGGGTTAGATAACGTTACCTAATTTACATTCTGGATATAAGATtgctaaattagctagctatgcGAACAATGCGCGTGTTGCAATTTTTAATTAAACCTAACTAGCTAACACTACGGGTTCTGTTTACATAGTTACTAACGTTAACTATGATAGCAAACGTTAACCGCTTCTTTACAAACAAGTGAACCAGAACGTGGTAACGTTACCTGTCTGCCGAGGGCAGTCTATTTGACTAGCTAGTCTGTTAGGTGGCTATAATTTAGCTAATTTGCAGCGTTAaccaatggttggcatttatatagcgagAGAATGTACTTTTTATTTGCGTTAATATCGTGGCGTAGTTGGTTCGCAATCAGACTGATTGCCTCGGCATGTAGTTAATGGTTATTGTTTAAGTTAGTATGTCACAGCCTCATGACGGATGACTATTTTTACATTCTGAACACGTTAAATAATTTTTAGTCGGTGCTCTacaactccattgctttcaactaCCAGGAGTGATCACTCCAGTAGTACAGTCTAGTCGCATATTTGTCATCTCACACCTTAATGCTCccttcccttcccctcccctcccttttttaaaattgtaattaaCGCCTTTGTTTCTCTGGTTTCTTTTCCACCAGGAACCTGTCCGTTGTTCATTGAAGGCAGTGAAAATGAGCGCCCCCTCGTCACAAAAAGTCGTGCTGAAAAGCACCACCAAGGTGTCGCTGAACGAGCGGTGAGAGGCACGCCACACTGACAGAGTATCAGAGGATCTGGGGTCACACGTTGGGGTTACATAGAgagccagaccccccccccccacggcaCCGAGCTCTCGCCCGCACCCCAAATGTGCGGCGCGACCATTAAAAAGAGGGGGGAGAACAGAAGACGAGAAATGAGAAACCGGCGCCACCTGCCCGGACGTGCGCACTGCTCACGGAAGAAAGCTGACGGCGGCTTCTCCCGTTACCATACGAAGCCGAGGAGCGATGGAAAGCGAGAGAGATAGCATTGTGGGAAAAACGCCGTTGAAATGGTTACACGTATATTCGGGCGcgatttttttgtcttttgtgagCAGTGCACACTGTAGGTGAGCGGGGAGGGGGCAGATGATGattgacgatgatgatgatgatgatgatgatggtcatGTAGACGGGTAAGGTGTCTGTTCTGGAAATGGCGGCTCCTATGCGGCCGCGTGACCCCCCCTGAGCTGCCCTGCAGGGTTGGTGGTACCTGTGTGATCACAGGGGGAGGTGGGTGacacggccccccccccccccaaaaaaaagcgCAAGCACTGCCCCGTCGCGCGCTCTCCGCTCAGGTGGCCGAAATATGTGGTGTAGTGTCTCTagcttttgtttctgttttcttcccccctcccccccccccctttgcttCACTCTTGATGTGGAACCCGGTGCCCAGTCCTGGCTCGGACGCGCTCAGTCTCCCCTCCGCCCTCcctccgtcccccccccccccgcccccccctccccttcaccACAGCGGGCCGTGGGGCGCGGTCCGAGCTGTAAGTGGCTGGGCACCACCCTGGCCCCGGGCCTCCTCgccctgcctctgtttcccagCAGATGGCGTTCGCTGCAGGGTGGCTGGAGGCCCGTAAGTGGCACACCTGACgctacctttctctctctctctctctctctctctctctctcccctttcttttcatttgtctCTCTTGCCATTTCCCCTGTCGAACGTCTCCttatctgcccccccccccccccccccccgtctgtttCATTGAAATATTTCCCTCTTTCCACTTTGTCGTCCATGTTCTCTCTGCTTCGTCTATCCTCCTCTCCTTGTGTGTTggtctcttttaaaaaaataaaataaaaagtcacaCCAGGCCACCAGAAAAGTAGGGTTGGTTTGATGTTTCAGACTACCAAAGAGTGCACGAGCGAGAGAGAAttgcgcacaaaaaaaaaaaagcgaccAGGCATTGGGTGTCTTGCTGCTGACGGCTGTGGGGGTACCTCCATAGTGTTGGGAGTATCTGCTTTGAAACcctgtccctcctcctcctccacccccctccgtctctattccccccccccccacaagctTCACTAACATGCTGAAGAACAAACAGCCCACGCCGGTCAGCGTCAGGGCCACCATGCAACAGCAGCACATGGCCAGCGCCCGCAACCGCCGCCTGGCCCAGCAGATGGAGAACCGGCCCTCCGTGCAGGCAGCCCTGCACCACAAGCAGGTGAGGAAGGGGGTCGGGCTGGAGCCCCGGGGCTGCTTTGGGGAGGTTCCCCCCGAGGGCTGTTGGGTTAGTGACGTGTTGGGGGAGCTCAACTGGTTGgagagtgtgtttttttttatttattttatttatttaaaaaatattttttaaaaaatatatatatatatatatatatatatattttttcctgaaTGTTTGGAAGTCCGTGTTCCGGAactgctttcagtcaccggTAGTGATTGtttcagcattagaatgttcagttaggaACATTCTGCTTGCGTATTTGTGATCTCGCAGCCTTGAAGGGTAAAAAGTCCTGGGAGAAGCAATGCAGATGGTCGTTTTCCTTGCCTCGGGCGTGTGGAGCTGTTTGGTCAGTGGCCAGTGTAGAACAGGTTTGATTTCTTGAAGAAATGTCACATCTAAATTGGCTATTTGTCTTTGTAGCTTGCAGGTTTCGGTATACGGATACAATCTTCAGACATCGGTTAAATCCGTATGGATATGTATGTGGCATGTCATTTAGGATGGCGTACCTTCTATTCCGGCAAAGTAATGTGGTGAGGTTAAATTGTTTTGGAAAGCGATGTACAGCCCTGGTAACCGCTCCATTGAAGACCCatcatttcctgtgttttgCACATATGAAAAACTGTTAACACTTCCTCAGGGCTACAGTAGAGGAACTGCTGCCTTGTTTGAATCAGTCAAATTATAGACCCCGCATCGTGACGTAAACTCTCCCggctgaagaaaaaataaataaaaaactagcGCGTCGGCCCCGCACCCCTCTGCCTACCAAAAgtggtctctccctctcagagcCTGAAGCAGCGGCTGGGGAAGAGCAACATCCAGGCCAGGCTGGGCCGGCCCATGGGCGCCCTGATGCGGGGGGGGCCGGGAGCGCGCGGGTACGCCGCCGGCGGTCTGCGCGGGATGCCGAGAGGGGGACTCCGAGGCCGCGGGGGACGTGGAGCAGCGTTTAGGGGCGCCCTGTCCCTGAGAGGTGAGCTTCCTCGCCGCCATTTCCTCTTTCGTTTGGTCCTGCGTTGCCTTCACAGGTTTGCGTCCTGTTGGGTAGGATCGGTGTTCTGTAGACCAggtgtttcccccccccccccccccccaccccgttcCTGGGGATCTGGTATGCCCAATTGGGGACTACAAGGCCGGTAGATGTCCAGGGACGGGGTTGGGCAAAGCTGATTTAGGCAGTGTTATTACTGTGTTTATTgttagcatggttagctcagctggTCTGCTCCCATGGGGGGGGATTCCAGGCTTGGCTCAGCTTTGGGATAATCCTggggtgtgatgtcacaccGTTTGGTCTCTGTAGGGCTCCTTGGGTGTTGACATGCGTCAGGTCTTTCTAaagccccccttccccccccagccccattGGGTTTCTGCCATTTGTGTCTTCAAACAAACGCCCGACAACAGCTGGGTGGGGGTGCCACAGCAGGACAGAGCAGCTGTCTGTCAAACCACCGTTCGGCAATGTGTGGTCCTCAGTCTGCTGCTACACTGtgatgtgcacacactcacacactctcacacactcacacactctcacacactctctcacacgctctctctcacgcgctctctctcacacgctctctcacacgctctctctcacacgctctctctcacacgctctctctcacacgctctctctcacacgcgctctctcacacacgcgctctctcacacacgcgctctctcacacacgcgctctctcacacacgcgctctctcacacacgcgctctcacacacgcgctctctcacacacgcgctctctctcacgcgctctctctctcacgctctctctctcacacgctctctctctcacacgctctctctctcacacgctctctctcacacgctctctctcacacgctctctcacacgctctctctcacacgctctctctcacacgctctctctcacacgctctctctcacgcgctctctcacgctctctctctcacacgctctctctcacacgctctctctcacacgctctcacacgctctctctcacacgctctctctcacacgctctctctcacacgctctctctctcatacgctctctctctcacacgctctctctctcacacgctctctctctcacacgctctctctctcacacgctctctctctcacacgctctctctctcacacgctctctct encodes the following:
- the snapin gene encoding SNARE-associated protein Snapin: MAALAVVETPSGKDVIAEGLLELLKPAVQQLDLHVHSVRESQVELREHIDNLATELCRINEHQKVALDLEPYVKKLLNARRRVVLVNNILQNAQERLRRLNHNVAKETARRKTMLETSGAFTPRSPSKP
- the chtopa gene encoding chromatin target of PRMT1a — its product is MSAPSSQKVVLKSTTKVSLNERFTNMLKNKQPTPVSVRATMQQQHMASARNRRLAQQMENRPSVQAALHHKQSLKQRLGKSNIQARLGRPMGALMRGGPGARGYAAGGLRGMPRGGLRGRGGRGAAFRGALSLRGMGQMRGRGGPGRIGLRRGMRQRGALGGRGGVLAGRGGGAGRGGMGARGRGGLGLRGRGGFRGRGRGRGRGVGRPAVTREQLDNQLDAYMSKTKGHLDAELDAYMAQADPDGME